In Thunnus albacares chromosome 10, fThuAlb1.1, whole genome shotgun sequence, a single window of DNA contains:
- the upf3b gene encoding regulator of nonsense transcripts 3B — protein sequence MKEDKENTRPKERRVEIRCEDGEKTEKSKEKKEAMTKIVIRRLPPSLTKEELEEQLQPLPEVDYLEFFSNDTSLYPHLFARAYINFKNQEDIVLFRDRFDGYVFIDNRGQEYPAIVEFAPFQKTAKKRSKKKDAKCGTITEDPDYKKFLEYYNGDEEKFTSTPETLLEEIEAKTKELVAKKTTPLLDFLKNKQRLREEKKEERRRRELERKRLRDEERRKWREEERRKRKEAEKMKRLEKPLEKDKDHVKEEPKIKLLKKPDRGGDDADSEKPKEKAKKPERPNKEDRSMGSADHKRRQNIENKEDRGRKADEDGRKEFRDRDAERDRERERRQKEKERMRRQDEDRRRRRERQDGENASMKRGEDEGKKEKERASEKKRGENTADSAHTEKPERPAKDNKKEESAKRERLRNKDRPAIQLYQPGARSRNRAAAGGGGGGGGGGGGGGGGGGGAESSSVDRKPDTETKKVSDKGDD from the exons ATTGTGATCAGACGATTACCACCAAGTCTGACcaaggaggagctggaggagcagctgcAACCGCTTCCAGAGGTGGACTACCTGGAGTTTTTCTCCAATGACACCAG CCTTTACCCTCATCTCTTCGCAAGGGCTTACATTAATTTCAAAAATCAAGAGGATATAGTTCTCTTCAGGGATCGATTTGATGGATATGTGTTCATTGACAACAGAG GACAGGAGTATCCTGCCATTGTGGAGTTTGCACCTTTTCaaaaaactgccaaaaaaaGAAGTAAGAAAAAGGACGCAAAATGTGGAACAATTACTGAAG aTCCTGATTACAAGAAATTCCTGGAATATTATAACGGAGATGAGGAAAAATTTACATCCACACCTGAGACTCTGTTGGAAGAGATTGAGGCAAAAACAAAGGAACTTGTAG CTAAAAAAACAACTCCTCTGCTGGACTTCCTGAAGAATAAACAG AGACtcagggaggaaaagaaagaggagagaaggaggagagaactTGAACGCAAGCGCCTGCGTGACGAGGAGCGTCGAaagtggagggaggaggagagaaggaagcGCAAAGAGGCCGAGAAGATGAAGAGACTTGAGAAACCGCTGGAGAAAGACAAGGACCATGTTAAAGAAGAACCAAAAATCAAA CTCCTGAAGAAGCCAGACCGAGGGGGGGATGATGCCGATTCTGAGAAACCCAAGGAAAAAGCCAAGAAACCAGAGAGACCAAATAAAGAGGACAGATCCATGGGAAGTGCTGATCATAAGAGACGCCAGAACATTGAAAATAAGGAGGATCGGGGAAGGAA AGCAGACGAAGACGGGCGCAAGGAGTTCAGAGACCGCGATgcggagagagacagggagcgTGAGCGGCGGCAGAAAGAGAAGGAGCGCATGAGGCGGCAGGACGAGGATCGGCGGAGAAGGAGAGAGCGGCAGGACGGAGAGAACGCCAGCATGAAGCGGGGGGAggatgagggaaaaaaagaaaaagagcgTGCCTCGGAAAAGAAAAGGGGTGAAAACACGGCAGACTCCGCTCACACTGAGAAGCCAGAGAGGCCCGCCAAGGACAACAAGAAGGAGGAGAGCGCTAAAAGAGAGCGGCTACGAAATAAG GACCGGCCGGCTATTCAACTGTACCAGCCAGGGGCCAGAAGCCGCAATCgagcagctgcaggaggaggaggaggaggaggaggaggaggaggaggaggaggaggaggaggaggaggcgctGAATCCAGCTCTGTCGACAGAAAGCCAGATACTGAGACCAAGAAAGTGTCTGACAAAGGAGATGATTGA